One genomic segment of Bacillota bacterium includes these proteins:
- a CDS encoding HAD family hydrolase codes for MGKNSKKYKAISFDYDLTIADTAKIIAQRLNLTLKTYGYPQRTFEEISPYIGAFGYEIIRSLTCEQNEERLMEMFQFYRGECRQIIPDTSRLFVGVAEGAKILSGAGMRLAIVSLKPHSQITNPLRQYGVRSCFEIVIGGDDLSTRKPDPAGIEYVLQKFGVEKDEFLYVGDSLTDQQTAQNAGVDFGAMLTGFTTRQQFEVKGADFYFSNMEDLCEKLI; via the coding sequence ATGGGAAAAAATAGCAAAAAATATAAAGCTATTTCATTTGATTATGATTTGACTATTGCAGATACGGCAAAAATAATTGCGCAACGGCTTAATTTGACCCTAAAGACCTATGGCTATCCGCAAAGGACTTTTGAGGAGATTTCACCATATATAGGGGCTTTCGGCTATGAAATTATACGTTCACTTACATGCGAGCAGAATGAAGAACGTTTAATGGAAATGTTCCAATTTTATCGTGGTGAATGCCGACAGATTATTCCGGATACGAGCAGACTTTTTGTTGGAGTGGCTGAAGGCGCAAAAATCCTTAGTGGCGCGGGAATGAGGTTAGCAATTGTATCTTTGAAGCCTCACAGTCAAATCACTAATCCGCTTAGACAATACGGAGTTCGCAGTTGCTTTGAAATAGTAATTGGGGGCGACGATTTGTCGACACGCAAGCCAGATCCGGCAGGCATTGAATATGTTCTGCAAAAGTTTGGGGTCGAGAAAGACGAATTCCTGTATGTAGGCGACAGCCTTACTGATCAGCAGACAGCTCAAAATGCCGGTGTGGATTTTGGGGCAATGTTGACGGGGTTTACAACAAGGCAGCAATTTGAAGTCAAGGGTGCCGATTTCTATTTTTCCAATATGGAAGATTTATGTGAAAAGCTAATATAA
- a CDS encoding UTP--glucose-1-phosphate uridylyltransferase — translation MKKVTKAIIPAAGMGTRVLPATKSVPKELLPIVDIPAIEYIVREAVNAGITDILIITNRGKGAIEDHFDHSVELEAALEQKGKLKQLEQVKASANLANITFIRQKETKGLGHAVSRAKSFVGDDPFVVLYGDDVILGDVPVTKQLIDAYEKYGKMCCGIKEVPPEYVVKYSSLKVEKLEERTYNVTDMIEKPKSMAEAYSLYSILGRVLLTPDIFDILEKTAPGAGNEIQLTDAMATVARTQGMTGVDFIGRRYDMGNKLEILKANIEVGLQHEETGAGLREYLKELSKTL, via the coding sequence ATGAAAAAGGTCACAAAAGCAATTATTCCCGCAGCAGGAATGGGAACTAGGGTACTTCCTGCTACCAAATCCGTTCCGAAGGAACTGCTTCCGATCGTTGATATCCCGGCTATTGAGTATATCGTACGTGAGGCAGTAAATGCCGGAATTACGGATATTCTTATTATTACAAACCGCGGCAAAGGTGCAATTGAGGATCATTTCGATCACAGTGTTGAACTGGAGGCGGCTCTTGAACAAAAAGGAAAACTGAAACAGCTTGAACAGGTTAAGGCATCCGCAAACTTAGCAAATATCACTTTTATTCGTCAGAAGGAAACAAAGGGTTTAGGCCATGCGGTTTCCCGTGCTAAAAGCTTTGTCGGCGATGATCCATTTGTGGTTCTTTACGGTGACGATGTTATCCTAGGCGATGTTCCTGTAACGAAACAGCTTATTGACGCATATGAAAAGTATGGCAAAATGTGCTGCGGCATAAAAGAAGTTCCCCCGGAGTATGTCGTGAAGTATTCTTCACTTAAAGTTGAAAAGCTTGAAGAGAGGACTTATAATGTCACTGATATGATCGAAAAGCCGAAGTCAATGGCTGAAGCATATTCGCTTTATTCAATACTTGGACGTGTACTACTGACTCCTGATATCTTTGATATACTTGAGAAAACAGCTCCTGGCGCGGGAAATGAAATCCAGCTTACAGATGCAATGGCAACTGTTGCCCGCACACAGGGAATGACAGGCGTCGATTTCATTGGCAGACGTTATGATATGGGCAACAAACTGGAGATACTTAAAGCAAACATCGAGGTTGGTCTGCAGCATGAGGAAACAGGTGCAGGATTACGTGAATACTTAAAAGAGCTTTCAAAAACACTTTAA
- a CDS encoding DUF951 domain-containing protein, translated as MDIKIGDRLKMKKPHPCGSFTWSVLRIGADFKIKCEGCDHIVMLPRTKVEKNIKEILAEEEKL; from the coding sequence ATGGATATTAAGATTGGTGACAGATTAAAAATGAAAAAGCCGCATCCTTGCGGAAGTTTTACCTGGTCTGTACTACGGATCGGCGCTGATTTCAAAATAAAGTGCGAGGGGTGCGACCATATTGTTATGCTGCCACGAACAAAAGTCGAAAAAAATATAAAAGAGATACTTGCAGAAGAGGAAAAACTGTAG
- a CDS encoding QueT transporter family protein, with protein sequence MKRVFTVRYIVYGALIAALYAGLTLAFAPLSYGLAQVRVSEALTVLPFFIPASIPGLFIGCLIANLVTGNIYDIIFGSLATLIAAFISSRIKNKYLVPLPPVICNAVIVGAVLTYAYTNVTNGLPYILVALQVGAGELVACYVIGLPLLLVLERHKNKIKV encoded by the coding sequence ATGAAAAGGGTTTTCACGGTGCGCTATATCGTTTATGGCGCGCTTATCGCAGCGTTGTACGCAGGGCTTACTTTGGCGTTTGCGCCACTCAGCTATGGATTAGCTCAGGTTCGCGTATCAGAGGCTTTAACTGTATTGCCGTTTTTTATCCCGGCGTCTATTCCAGGTCTGTTTATTGGTTGTTTGATTGCTAATCTTGTTACTGGAAACATATACGACATTATATTTGGATCGCTGGCGACACTTATCGCAGCGTTTATATCCTCAAGGATAAAAAACAAATATTTAGTCCCCCTTCCTCCTGTGATATGCAACGCTGTAATTGTTGGGGCAGTTTTGACTTACGCATATACGAATGTAACAAATGGATTGCCTTATATTTTGGTTGCTCTTCAGGTCGGCGCAGGAGAACTCGTTGCATGTTATGTTATCGGGCTCCCGCTGTTACTTGTATTAGAAAGACATAAAAATAAGATAAAGGTGTGA